The Pseudomonadales bacterium genome window below encodes:
- a CDS encoding FKBP-type peptidyl-prolyl cis-trans isomerase gives MKKSVLGLAVISACMLTACNESETAAPVEAKLDSTIQKVSYGIGHNLAASFTQQGVEIDMPAFEKGMADGLAGLDPVIDQEALMQAMQDFQKEQMDKQMAERSALEETNKLEGEAFLAENAKKDGVIVTESGLQYTVITASGSGKKPSPEDTVVVHYRGTLLNGEEFDSSYARNQPATFGVTQVIPGWTEMLTLMDEGDKVNV, from the coding sequence ATGAAAAAATCAGTATTAGGCTTGGCCGTTATTTCAGCATGTATGTTAACTGCGTGTAACGAGTCTGAAACCGCAGCCCCTGTTGAGGCAAAACTAGACTCAACGATCCAAAAAGTAAGCTATGGTATTGGGCATAATTTAGCCGCCAGCTTTACGCAGCAGGGTGTTGAGATTGACATGCCGGCCTTTGAGAAAGGCATGGCGGATGGTCTTGCGGGTCTTGATCCGGTGATTGATCAAGAAGCGTTGATGCAGGCTATGCAAGATTTCCAGAAAGAGCAAATGGATAAGCAAATGGCTGAGCGCAGTGCGCTGGAAGAGACGAACAAGCTTGAGGGAGAAGCCTTCTTGGCTGAGAATGCTAAAAAGGATGGCGTGATTGTCACTGAGTCGGGCTTACAGTACACCGTTATCACGGCTTCAGGCTCCGGTAAAAAACCAAGCCCAGAGGACACCGTGGTTGTCCATTATCGCGGTACTTTATTGAATGGTGAAGAATTCGATAGCTCCTATGCTCGTAATCAACCGGCGACTTTTGGTGTAACGCAAGTGATTCCAGGCTGGACCGAAATGCTCACTTTGATGGACGAGGGCGATAAAGTAAACGT